In the Halorubrum ruber genome, CTGCGACGCCGTGTTGATCACCACGCCGAACCGCTTCCACGAGGAGTACGCGACCTCCGCGCTGGAAGCGGGCCTCGACGTCCTCTTGGAGAAGCCGCTGGCGCACACGCTCGAGAGCGCGGAGCGCATCGCCGAGGCCGCCCGCGACGCCGAGGGGTTCTGTATGGTCGGGTTCAACAACCGGTTCGCGGAGCCCGTTCGGGTGATCAAACACTATCAGGACGAGGGGCGGTTCGGCGAGACGACCCACGTCGAGGCGAACTACGTGCGCCGACGGGGTGTTCCCGGCCGCGGGTCGTGGTTCACGTCCAGCGAGGTCGCCGGCGGCGGCGCGCTCATCGACATCGGCGTCCACGCGATCGATCTCGCCCTCTACTTCCTCGATCACCCCGAGGTCGTGGAGGTCTCGGGGGAGACGCGTTCGGAGTTCGGCGGTCGCGACGACTACGCGTACGTCCACATGTGGGGCGACGACGCCGGGCCCGAGGGGTTCGACGTCGACGACTCCGCGTCGGCGTTCATCCGCGGCGCCGACGGCTCCACGGTGTCGCTGGAGGTCGCGTGGGCGACGAACCGGCCGGCGACGGACGAGTTCGTCGTTCGCGGCACCGAGGCGGGCGCGACGTTTGACCGCGGCAGCGACGACCTCACGATCCACGAGGCGGGCGTCGGCGGCGGCCACCACCTCACGGACGCGACCGTCGAGACGCGCGAGGGCGAC is a window encoding:
- a CDS encoding Gfo/Idh/MocA family protein, with amino-acid sequence MTHPNDVAVGIVGLGGIGTHHATKLAERGANLVGGMDIDADTRARFHEEFDLPAYEDEAALYDACDAVLITTPNRFHEEYATSALEAGLDVLLEKPLAHTLESAERIAEAARDAEGFCMVGFNNRFAEPVRVIKHYQDEGRFGETTHVEANYVRRRGVPGRGSWFTSSEVAGGGALIDIGVHAIDLALYFLDHPEVVEVSGETRSEFGGRDDYAYVHMWGDDAGPEGFDVDDSASAFIRGADGSTVSLEVAWATNRPATDEFVVRGTEAGATFDRGSDDLTIHEAGVGGGHHLTDATVETREGDAHAAEQATFLEAVAAGEAPTLNTVEEGLRVQRVIDAIYRSSETGAAVRLD